A genomic region of uncultured Acidilobus sp. JCHS contains the following coding sequences:
- a CDS encoding uridine phosphorylase, which yields MSSAFPASRPVDSEGRTYHLGLRRGDVPRYVLMPGEVERASRIAATWDDSRLIAQRREYVTYRGSYRGVGLAVTSTGIGGPATAIAVEELLEVGADTLIRVGSTGAIQDYVEVGDIIITAGAVRLDGTSAYYAPLGYPAVASYEVVLALVEAAEELGVRYHLGITASTDSFYVGQGRPGYGGYSPSWSRSLIPDLRQMRVLNFEMESATLLTLASIYGIRAGAVHAVFAQRVKDVFVPHAGESDAIRVANEAVRILKEWDDLKGVAGKRNFYPGLLRTARA from the coding sequence ATGAGCTCAGCCTTCCCGGCCTCAAGGCCTGTTGACTCGGAGGGCAGGACCTATCACCTCGGCCTCAGGAGGGGTGACGTGCCCAGGTACGTCCTCATGCCAGGCGAGGTGGAGAGGGCTTCAAGGATCGCCGCCACGTGGGACGACAGCAGGCTGATCGCCCAGAGAAGGGAGTACGTCACCTATAGGGGCTCATACAGGGGGGTCGGCCTGGCCGTCACATCAACTGGTATCGGCGGCCCAGCTACGGCCATAGCTGTTGAGGAGCTGCTCGAGGTCGGGGCTGACACGCTTATCAGGGTAGGCAGCACCGGCGCTATCCAGGACTACGTGGAGGTAGGCGACATAATAATTACCGCTGGGGCCGTGCGGCTTGACGGCACCAGCGCCTACTATGCCCCTCTGGGCTACCCTGCGGTCGCCAGCTATGAGGTGGTCCTCGCCCTTGTAGAGGCCGCGGAGGAGCTCGGCGTCAGGTACCACCTGGGCATAACTGCCTCAACGGACAGCTTCTACGTAGGCCAGGGCAGGCCAGGCTATGGGGGCTACTCGCCAAGCTGGTCAAGGTCCCTCATACCTGACCTAAGGCAGATGAGGGTCCTCAACTTCGAGATGGAGAGCGCGACCCTCCTGACCCTCGCTAGCATATACGGCATAAGGGCCGGCGCTGTTCATGCGGTCTTCGCCCAGAGGGTCAAGGACGTCTTCGTCCCTCACGCTGGGGAAAGCGACGCCATAAGGGTCGCCAATGAGGCGGTGAGGATACTCAAGGAGTGGGACGACCTTAAGGGGGTCGCCGGGAAGAGGAACTTCTACCCAGGCCTCCTCAGGACAGCTCGCGCTTGA
- a CDS encoding imidazolonepropionase, with amino-acid sequence MRPMPRVDLLVTNVGHAVLFKEKPAAGRSSIEVLRDVEVAAKDGIIVAVGQRGSLRGSYEAEEVINAGGRLVTPGLIDMHTHALFAGARDDELEMKLSGVPYAEILRRGGGIYRTVRATRSTPDEELASLLASRLSLMLRLGTTTVEVKSGYGLELAEEERLLRVIATAAARSHARVVPTLLAHVPPQEAREGEAREAYVRSFALELVPRVASLRLARFVDVFCDEGAFSPDESRMILASARGHGLGIRVHADQLSRIGCTRVAAELRASSADHLEVSDESSVRDLAAGGVMAGLLPASALATFSLSRPPINMLREARVPMALGTDFSANSLMPSMQTAIDLAVYLYGLTPLEAIAAATVNAAISLGLNDVGSLEPGYAADLVVWDLERPSEFGYHWGRDRALVVVKGGRALKRELS; translated from the coding sequence GTGAGGCCCATGCCTAGGGTTGACCTGCTGGTCACCAACGTAGGCCATGCAGTGCTGTTCAAGGAGAAGCCCGCGGCGGGCAGAAGCTCGATAGAGGTCCTAAGGGACGTGGAGGTCGCAGCGAAGGACGGCATCATTGTGGCCGTGGGCCAGAGGGGCTCCCTCAGGGGCTCCTATGAGGCCGAGGAAGTCATAAACGCTGGCGGAAGGCTCGTGACCCCCGGCCTCATCGACATGCACACGCACGCCCTGTTCGCTGGGGCCAGGGACGACGAGCTCGAGATGAAGCTGAGCGGCGTCCCATACGCCGAGATACTGAGGAGGGGAGGGGGGATATACAGGACCGTGAGGGCCACGAGGTCGACCCCCGATGAGGAGCTGGCCTCTCTCTTAGCCTCAAGGCTCTCGCTCATGCTCAGGCTGGGCACCACCACCGTTGAGGTCAAGAGCGGCTACGGCCTTGAGCTGGCCGAGGAGGAGAGGCTCCTCAGGGTCATAGCCACTGCCGCCGCCAGGTCGCACGCGAGGGTAGTGCCGACGCTCCTGGCCCACGTGCCGCCGCAGGAGGCGAGGGAGGGGGAGGCCAGGGAGGCCTACGTCAGGTCCTTCGCCCTTGAGCTGGTTCCTCGTGTCGCCTCCCTTAGGCTCGCAAGGTTCGTTGACGTCTTCTGTGACGAGGGGGCCTTCAGCCCTGACGAGTCAAGGATGATACTGGCCTCCGCCAGGGGGCACGGACTCGGTATCAGGGTCCACGCGGACCAGCTCTCAAGGATAGGCTGTACCAGGGTGGCTGCGGAGCTGAGGGCGTCCTCTGCTGACCACCTGGAGGTTTCAGACGAGTCCTCGGTGAGGGATCTCGCGGCGGGGGGCGTTATGGCTGGCCTGTTGCCCGCCAGCGCCCTTGCTACCTTCAGCCTGTCCAGGCCGCCCATCAATATGCTGAGGGAGGCGCGGGTGCCCATGGCCCTTGGAACCGACTTCAGCGCCAACAGTCTAATGCCCTCAATGCAGACAGCTATAGACCTCGCGGTCTACCTCTACGGCCTCACCCCGCTTGAGGCCATAGCCGCTGCCACGGTCAACGCGGCCATCTCGCTGGGGCTTAACGACGTGGGGTCCCTTGAGCCTGGCTACGCGGCCGACCTTGTGGTCTGGGACCTCGAGAGGCCCTCGGAGTTCGGCTACCATTGGGGCAGGGACAGGGCGCTCGTAGTGGTCAAGGGAGGAAGGGCCCTCAAGCGCGAGCTGTCCTGA
- a CDS encoding Histidine ammonia-lyase: MVLLCKERELSLDELCSVALGDGVEVCESSLSSLSRARSTYEARAREGGVYGYQSGLGALAGVTQGSWPGRERQVLVEHDVTVGPEAPRELVRAAMAVRASQLAQGAAPVRPLVLGRLVTALNKDVIPVVGLHGSVGASGDLAPLARVVRCIFYGEGEAIVKGRRTSCSEALAELGGPVKLEAGEALALINSDAWSVGLTGLGICMAQRLLLTSLEVAKRTLLVTGCNPQHFSDAVAQAKGGMTADIIRSLGPSPCPRSPRVQDPYSIRCIPQVYGSAAEFLEAARRAVEREASRPSENPFVWGDAVYHACNFHAAPASIAADLVKESLAVVGNSIERRTAHLLSSATTGLPEFLTAKSSVVGGMIYQYTAAALAARLRSLASPSAVNSLPTSGLQEDVVSMAPNAALDLLAAVATFLRLTAVENALAKAAASVSSGGGLPDPREALRESLAEVLRLSGLAEASGLLNGVW; the protein is encoded by the coding sequence TTGGTCCTCCTCTGCAAGGAAAGGGAGCTAAGCCTTGACGAGCTGTGCTCTGTCGCTTTAGGCGACGGCGTTGAGGTCTGTGAGAGCTCGCTCTCATCGCTGTCCAGGGCCCGCTCGACCTACGAGGCCAGGGCCAGGGAGGGAGGCGTCTACGGCTACCAGAGCGGGCTGGGGGCCCTCGCAGGCGTAACGCAGGGCTCCTGGCCAGGGAGGGAGAGACAGGTCCTGGTGGAACACGACGTCACGGTGGGCCCAGAGGCTCCAAGGGAGCTCGTGAGGGCCGCCATGGCCGTGAGGGCGTCACAGCTAGCCCAGGGCGCGGCCCCCGTGAGGCCGCTCGTCCTGGGGAGGCTAGTGACAGCCCTTAACAAGGACGTGATCCCAGTCGTTGGCCTCCACGGGAGCGTCGGCGCGAGCGGCGACCTGGCCCCGCTGGCCAGGGTCGTGAGGTGCATATTCTACGGCGAGGGCGAGGCTATCGTCAAGGGCAGGAGGACGTCATGCTCGGAGGCCCTGGCTGAGCTCGGCGGGCCGGTGAAGCTTGAGGCCGGGGAGGCCCTGGCCCTCATAAACAGCGACGCGTGGAGCGTTGGGCTCACAGGGCTTGGCATATGTATGGCCCAGAGGCTCCTCCTGACATCCCTTGAAGTCGCTAAGAGGACGCTCCTGGTGACCGGCTGTAACCCTCAGCACTTCTCCGACGCGGTGGCTCAGGCCAAGGGCGGCATGACTGCTGATATCATAAGGTCCCTTGGGCCTTCCCCATGCCCCCGCTCGCCCCGCGTCCAGGACCCCTACAGCATAAGGTGCATACCTCAGGTCTACGGCTCCGCCGCCGAGTTCCTTGAGGCGGCCCGCAGGGCCGTTGAGAGGGAGGCCTCAAGGCCCTCAGAGAACCCGTTCGTGTGGGGCGACGCGGTCTATCATGCCTGTAACTTCCACGCTGCTCCCGCTTCCATAGCTGCTGACCTGGTTAAGGAGTCGCTGGCTGTTGTTGGTAACTCAATAGAGCGGAGGACCGCGCATCTGCTCAGCTCAGCCACCACCGGGCTCCCCGAGTTCCTAACGGCCAAGAGCTCTGTTGTTGGGGGCATGATATACCAGTACACTGCCGCGGCCCTGGCGGCCAGGCTCAGGTCACTGGCCTCGCCCTCAGCCGTTAACTCCCTGCCGACCAGCGGCCTGCAGGAGGACGTAGTCTCCATGGCTCCCAACGCGGCCCTCGACCTGCTGGCGGCCGTTGCGACCTTCCTCAGGCTGACAGCTGTTGAGAATGCCCTAGCTAAGGCGGCCGCGTCGGTCTCCTCAGGGGGCGGCCTGCCGGACCCCAGGGAGGCCCTCAGGGAGTCGCTGGCAGAGGTCCTCAGGCTCTCGGGCCTGGCAGAGGCCTCTGGGCTGCTCAACGGAGTCTGGTGA
- a CDS encoding Nucleoside-diphosphate-sugar pyrophosphorylase involved in lipopolysaccharide biosynthesis/translation initiation factor 2B, gamma/epsilon subunits (eIF-2Bgamma/eIF-2Bepsilon), translating into MIEMIGVVLAGGYGKRLLPLTVRVPKPFLELLGRQLFDYSVELLRQAGVRDVIVIAPPGYLNLARPRDERVSVVEQRGIDIQGALRTAYEEAAARNEKEVLVVYAGFISSPPTVARLALEYYSTSGFPISIALAPVATGLETYGFVTLDYRGAVTNYMQPREPSKSWLGGRGYVFAGVIVTDLSHLAELSSLPFEQSMARLASSGSMGGVVFPGRWAEIGYPWDLLEAVKILLPESLISVDRSARVSRSSLVSSGVIVDEGAVVEEGAVVMGPAYIGRRAEVRSGAVIRPYTSLEEGVVVEEGAVVSNSVIMRGARVGALSEVRSSVVGEEAVIEPGAHVLEGVPDRLPERLAWLVEYLGEGVRLGAVVSPGYVVRCCTVTGRGAVLG; encoded by the coding sequence GTGATCGAGATGATAGGGGTCGTCCTGGCTGGCGGCTACGGCAAGAGGCTCCTCCCGCTCACGGTCAGAGTCCCTAAGCCCTTCCTTGAGCTGCTAGGCAGACAGCTGTTCGACTACAGCGTGGAGCTGCTTAGGCAGGCGGGGGTCAGGGACGTCATAGTCATCGCCCCTCCAGGCTACTTGAACCTCGCGAGGCCCAGGGACGAGAGGGTCTCGGTAGTTGAGCAGAGGGGCATCGACATCCAGGGGGCGCTGAGGACGGCCTATGAGGAGGCAGCAGCCAGGAACGAGAAGGAGGTCCTGGTGGTCTACGCGGGCTTCATCTCCAGCCCGCCCACCGTGGCCAGGCTGGCCCTTGAGTACTACTCGACCAGCGGCTTCCCAATATCGATAGCCCTGGCGCCTGTCGCCACGGGCCTTGAGACATATGGCTTCGTGACCCTCGACTACAGGGGCGCCGTGACGAACTACATGCAGCCCCGCGAGCCCTCAAAGTCATGGCTTGGGGGAAGGGGTTACGTCTTTGCTGGCGTGATAGTTACTGACCTGAGCCACCTAGCAGAGCTGTCGTCACTGCCCTTTGAGCAGTCCATGGCAAGGCTTGCATCAAGCGGCTCAATGGGCGGCGTCGTCTTCCCGGGCAGGTGGGCCGAGATAGGGTACCCCTGGGACCTCCTGGAGGCCGTTAAGATATTGCTGCCTGAGAGCCTGATAAGCGTTGACAGGTCAGCAAGGGTCTCCAGGTCCTCCCTGGTCTCAAGCGGCGTGATAGTTGACGAGGGGGCAGTAGTCGAGGAGGGGGCAGTAGTCATGGGGCCGGCCTACATAGGCAGGAGAGCTGAGGTCAGAAGCGGCGCTGTGATAAGGCCCTACACGTCCCTTGAGGAAGGAGTGGTGGTCGAGGAGGGGGCGGTGGTCTCAAACAGCGTCATAATGAGGGGGGCAAGGGTGGGCGCGCTATCAGAGGTCAGGTCCTCTGTGGTAGGCGAGGAAGCGGTGATCGAGCCAGGGGCCCACGTCCTTGAGGGAGTCCCGGACAGGCTGCCTGAGAGGCTAGCGTGGCTTGTAGAGTACCTGGGAGAGGGCGTCAGGCTCGGCGCGGTGGTCTCGCCAGGGTATGTGGTTAGGTGCTGCACAGTAACCGGGAGAGGCGCTGTGCTAGGCTGA
- a CDS encoding glucosamine--fructose-6-phosphate aminotransferase (isomerizing): MCGIIGVTSREHNVVPLVIKGLQRLEYRGYDSVGVAVISGGTILYRKGAGELEVVRRRLALDELSGPTAIGHTRWATHGPPNDINAHPHLDCKGEVAVVHNGVIRNYATLRAELESRGHKLRSETDTELVAHLIEEELSSGLSFTEALARALSRLEGTYAFAIVYSREPSRVYFAKMRSPLLIGLGQSTKAVASDIPALLEVSRTIVFLDDGEFGYVSPAEVAIYRLLPGGGYRKLSPEEVAAKTKTVELSPEAASKGGYPHFMIKEIYEQPQAVRDTYEGNVDDPLLERAASLLAQADRVFVVAAGTSYHAGLVFTTFMARRAGVPAYPVISSEFPYMADAMSKDDVLVAVSQSGETYDTLAAVREAKERGATVLGVMNVLGSALDREAHVKLYTRAGPEIGVAATKTFLSQVMLLELLSHRVGVEAGRLDRSEAKSFAESLRSAPSVVSAAIEASDPVATALSATLGGPSLYILGRGLGHAIAKEGSLKVKEIAYLHAEAYPAGESKHGPIALVEPGFPVFIVATSDAPEVAGNAVEMAARGGRVFVVRPADLTLELSSKAGQISQVTLPPSGGILELEPFILTPIFQLLSYRIAVRRGYNPDKPRNLAKTVTVE; this comes from the coding sequence TTGTGCGGCATAATAGGTGTAACGTCAAGGGAGCACAACGTTGTGCCGCTGGTCATTAAGGGCCTCCAGAGGCTCGAGTATAGAGGCTACGACAGCGTTGGCGTGGCCGTCATATCAGGTGGCACGATCCTTTACAGGAAAGGGGCCGGCGAGCTTGAGGTAGTCAGGAGGAGGCTGGCCCTTGACGAGCTCTCAGGTCCCACGGCCATAGGTCACACGAGGTGGGCCACCCACGGACCCCCTAATGACATTAATGCCCACCCCCATCTCGACTGTAAGGGGGAGGTGGCGGTAGTCCACAACGGCGTGATAAGGAACTACGCGACCCTCAGGGCTGAGCTTGAGTCAAGGGGGCATAAGCTCAGGAGTGAGACCGACACAGAGCTAGTGGCGCACCTCATAGAGGAGGAGCTCTCAAGCGGGCTCAGCTTCACTGAGGCGCTGGCCAGGGCCCTCTCAAGGCTGGAAGGCACCTACGCCTTCGCCATAGTGTACTCAAGGGAGCCCTCAAGGGTCTACTTCGCTAAGATGAGAAGCCCCCTCCTCATAGGCTTGGGCCAGTCAACCAAGGCCGTGGCCAGCGACATACCTGCCCTGCTTGAGGTGAGCAGGACCATAGTCTTCCTTGACGACGGGGAGTTCGGCTACGTGAGCCCCGCGGAGGTAGCCATCTACAGGCTGCTGCCAGGAGGCGGATACAGAAAGCTCTCGCCTGAGGAGGTGGCTGCTAAGACCAAGACCGTTGAGCTGTCGCCAGAGGCCGCAAGCAAGGGCGGCTACCCCCACTTCATGATAAAGGAGATCTATGAGCAGCCTCAGGCGGTGAGGGACACCTACGAGGGCAACGTCGACGACCCGCTGCTTGAGAGGGCTGCCTCGCTGTTAGCCCAGGCCGACAGGGTCTTCGTGGTCGCCGCGGGCACAAGTTACCACGCCGGCCTGGTGTTCACGACCTTTATGGCTAGGAGGGCCGGGGTCCCGGCCTACCCAGTTATCTCGTCTGAGTTCCCCTACATGGCTGACGCCATGAGCAAGGACGACGTCCTGGTGGCGGTGAGCCAGAGCGGGGAGACCTATGACACCCTTGCGGCCGTGAGGGAGGCCAAGGAGAGGGGCGCCACGGTCCTCGGCGTCATGAACGTGCTTGGGAGCGCCCTGGACAGGGAGGCGCACGTGAAGCTTTACACCAGGGCTGGGCCTGAGATAGGGGTGGCGGCCACCAAGACCTTCCTGTCCCAGGTCATGCTGCTCGAGCTGCTGTCGCACAGGGTGGGCGTTGAGGCAGGGAGGCTTGACAGGTCCGAGGCGAAGTCCTTTGCCGAGTCGCTCAGGTCAGCCCCTTCAGTGGTCTCGGCGGCCATTGAGGCCTCCGACCCCGTGGCCACAGCCCTCTCGGCCACACTGGGCGGGCCCAGCCTCTACATACTTGGCAGGGGACTAGGTCACGCTATAGCCAAGGAGGGCTCCCTGAAGGTCAAGGAGATAGCGTATCTTCACGCTGAGGCCTACCCGGCCGGGGAGAGCAAGCATGGCCCCATAGCGCTGGTGGAGCCTGGCTTCCCCGTGTTCATAGTGGCCACGAGCGACGCGCCCGAGGTCGCTGGCAACGCCGTAGAGATGGCGGCCAGAGGGGGCAGGGTCTTCGTTGTGAGGCCTGCCGACCTGACGCTTGAGCTCAGCTCCAAGGCCGGTCAGATCTCACAGGTGACACTCCCGCCCTCAGGAGGGATCCTGGAGCTCGAGCCCTTCATCCTCACCCCTATCTTCCAGCTGCTCTCCTACAGGATAGCCGTAAGGCGCGGCTACAACCCCGATAAGCCCAGGAACCTCGCGAAGACCGTGACCGTCGAGTAG
- a CDS encoding Signal recognition particle 19 kDa protein, with the protein MIALPKEDYEGKTVIWPSYIDSQVPRSRGRKVSLSHAVPAPTVDEIVRAARELGLDPVVEEKPYPRLWYQVRARVVVTKRFGRTGTIRAIADKVRELRR; encoded by the coding sequence GTGATAGCCTTGCCCAAGGAGGACTACGAGGGGAAGACCGTGATATGGCCCTCCTACATAGACTCCCAGGTGCCCAGGTCAAGGGGCAGGAAGGTATCGCTCTCCCACGCGGTCCCTGCCCCTACAGTTGATGAGATTGTTAGGGCGGCGAGGGAGCTGGGCCTGGACCCAGTAGTTGAGGAGAAGCCGTACCCCCGCCTGTGGTACCAGGTGAGGGCGAGGGTCGTAGTGACCAAGAGGTTCGGCAGGACAGGCACGATTAGGGCCATAGCTGACAAGGTGAGGGAGCTCAGGAGGTAG
- a CDS encoding putative Fe-S oxidoreductase yields the protein MHRWPLDEKPLLVFWETTKACPLACIHCRANAITRPLPGELSHAEALDLIRQVAEFGRPYPVLVLTGGDPLMRSDLWELVEEARSLGIPVAMAPSPSRQLLENIDNIVREGVSAVSISIDHPDPEVHDRVRRYQGSWEAATTAVRELLRRGVSIQVNTAVMRSTVRGLPGMARLLRELGVRTWEVFYLVPVGRAGAEEDLSPAEWEDVSAFLYEVSRYGVRVRTSEGPMFRRVALLLNYASRTGAEPSGLVRTGKLYLELVDELRKLMGEPGPQALFETSGTRDGKGIIFISHDGMVYPSGFLPVPVGSVRRGRLVDIYRGSPLLRRLRAAELRGRCGACEFREVCGGSRARAFAYYGDPLAEDPACAYRPGSLRADVKEVLSTWQR from the coding sequence TTGCACAGGTGGCCACTTGACGAGAAGCCCCTGCTGGTGTTCTGGGAGACCACGAAGGCCTGCCCCCTGGCGTGCATACACTGCAGGGCCAACGCCATAACTAGGCCGTTGCCTGGTGAGCTGAGCCACGCCGAGGCGCTAGACCTCATAAGGCAGGTCGCCGAGTTCGGCAGGCCTTACCCAGTCCTTGTCCTGACTGGCGGCGACCCACTGATGAGGTCAGACTTATGGGAGCTGGTCGAGGAGGCCAGGTCGCTCGGAATACCGGTCGCCATGGCCCCCAGCCCCTCAAGGCAGCTACTTGAGAACATTGACAACATAGTGAGGGAGGGGGTATCGGCCGTCTCGATAAGCATAGACCACCCGGACCCAGAGGTTCACGACAGGGTCAGGAGGTACCAGGGCTCCTGGGAGGCCGCCACGACCGCGGTGAGGGAGCTCCTGAGGAGGGGGGTGAGCATCCAGGTGAACACGGCAGTCATGAGGTCAACTGTGAGGGGGCTGCCGGGCATGGCGAGGCTCCTGAGGGAGCTCGGCGTAAGGACCTGGGAGGTGTTCTACCTGGTGCCTGTCGGGAGGGCAGGTGCGGAGGAGGACTTGAGCCCCGCGGAGTGGGAGGACGTGAGCGCCTTCCTCTACGAGGTCAGCAGGTACGGCGTGAGGGTCAGGACCTCCGAGGGGCCCATGTTCAGGAGGGTGGCCCTCCTGCTGAACTACGCCTCAAGGACAGGGGCTGAGCCCTCAGGCCTTGTCAGGACAGGTAAGCTCTACCTGGAGCTGGTGGACGAGCTCAGGAAACTGATGGGGGAGCCCGGCCCTCAGGCGCTCTTTGAGACCTCTGGCACTAGGGACGGCAAGGGGATAATCTTCATATCACATGACGGCATGGTCTACCCCAGCGGCTTCCTCCCCGTGCCCGTGGGCAGCGTCAGGAGGGGGAGGCTTGTAGACATCTACAGGGGCTCGCCCCTCCTCAGGAGGCTCAGGGCAGCCGAGCTCAGGGGCAGGTGCGGGGCCTGCGAGTTCAGGGAGGTATGCGGCGGAAGCAGGGCAAGGGCCTTCGCCTACTACGGCGACCCGCTTGCCGAGGACCCGGCCTGCGCCTACAGGCCCGGGTCGCTTAGAGCCGATGTTAAGGAGGTGCTGAGCACTTGGCAGCGCTGA
- a CDS encoding Transcriptional regulator, whose protein sequence is MAALSDLDVRALMELQYNFAFWLPDPYAEASARLGVGEDELLKALSGLRERGVLKRVGFYVNYRSQGAEAALVALSVDDPGPVAEAVANDDLVTHAYVRDDPDYSVWLVVKRGSMDEIKRFAEEISRRVGARDYIVLSSIRTYKLSVKFDLERGISRSGPYATIRPDPPRPESLGVTAGLLRSLSRLPLSPMPYREVAAKHGLPEGALVSLVLRLVEAGVLADPGAAIDGESVGFRFNGMVVMEPSGSPEELCRAAAGFPYSTHVVLRGSSRPSWRYPCYAMIHAVRRETVEEAAEELSRLAGARSYRVIFSLGNLKPGVTR, encoded by the coding sequence TTGGCAGCGCTGAGCGACCTTGATGTCAGGGCCCTGATGGAGCTCCAGTACAACTTCGCCTTCTGGCTCCCTGACCCCTACGCTGAGGCCTCAGCCAGGCTGGGGGTAGGCGAGGACGAGCTGCTCAAGGCGCTCTCGGGGCTCAGGGAGAGAGGCGTCCTGAAGCGCGTGGGCTTCTACGTCAACTACAGGTCCCAGGGCGCCGAGGCAGCCCTGGTGGCCCTGAGCGTTGACGACCCAGGCCCCGTGGCCGAGGCCGTGGCTAACGATGACCTGGTGACGCACGCCTACGTCAGGGACGACCCGGACTACAGCGTGTGGCTCGTGGTTAAGAGGGGGAGCATGGACGAGATAAAGAGGTTCGCTGAGGAGATCTCGAGGCGCGTGGGCGCGAGGGACTACATAGTGCTCAGCTCTATTAGGACGTACAAGCTGAGCGTCAAGTTTGACCTTGAGAGGGGGATCTCAAGGTCAGGGCCCTACGCCACCATAAGGCCTGACCCGCCGAGGCCTGAGTCCCTCGGCGTCACGGCAGGCCTGCTGAGGTCCCTGTCAAGGCTGCCCCTCTCGCCAATGCCTTACAGGGAGGTGGCAGCTAAGCACGGGCTCCCTGAGGGCGCGCTGGTCTCGCTGGTCCTAAGGCTTGTCGAGGCTGGCGTGCTGGCGGACCCGGGCGCGGCCATAGACGGCGAGTCGGTGGGCTTCAGGTTCAACGGGATGGTGGTCATGGAGCCCTCCGGCTCGCCCGAGGAGCTCTGCAGGGCGGCAGCGGGGTTCCCTTACTCAACCCACGTTGTCCTCAGGGGGAGCAGCAGGCCCTCCTGGAGGTACCCATGTTACGCCATGATACACGCCGTCAGGAGGGAGACAGTCGAGGAGGCGGCCGAGGAGCTGTCAAGGCTCGCAGGGGCACGCTCGTACAGGGTGATCTTCAGCCTCGGCAACCTTAAGCCAGGCGTGACAAGGTGA
- a CDS encoding putative Fe-S oxidoreductase, which yields MRGLIPVSVMVTGRGTVSERIKGRYGPGRPSAFSSELRPVVFWNITYLCNLRCAHCYINAGPEPRREELSRDDLLRVAREIADLGLPLVIFSGGEPLMRRDFWDVAQELSGRDRPKLALSTNGTLITRDVARRLSSLSFSYVGVSLDSLVAELHDRFRGVKGAFEATISGIRNAVEAGLDVGIRTTVTRWNYVEAPGMVDLAYRLGARRVSYYILDSIGRARAIVNDLPSHEQLRGFTEALIGKAREYEGKVEIEVVRSNFIGIYLADRLSGTVEEFQGHLSLISGQGDCGRKTISIYPDGTVRPCQFIDQFVIGDLRRQGLREVLSPQNEALARFVRLHEGLRGPRCGKCPFKVVCGGGSRGRAEALTGDFWGDDPLCFIDPWQVARRWEMA from the coding sequence GTGAGGGGCTTGATACCCGTCAGCGTCATGGTCACAGGCAGGGGTACCGTCTCGGAGAGGATAAAGGGCCGCTACGGCCCTGGGAGGCCCTCGGCGTTCTCAAGCGAGCTCAGGCCCGTCGTCTTCTGGAACATAACCTACCTCTGCAACCTGAGGTGCGCCCACTGCTACATCAACGCAGGCCCTGAGCCGAGGAGGGAGGAGCTCAGCAGGGACGACCTGCTCAGGGTTGCCAGGGAGATAGCTGACCTGGGCCTCCCGCTCGTGATATTCAGCGGCGGCGAGCCGCTGATGAGGAGGGACTTCTGGGACGTGGCCCAGGAGCTCTCCGGCAGGGACAGGCCCAAGCTCGCGCTGAGCACCAACGGCACGCTGATAACGAGGGACGTCGCCAGGAGGCTGTCATCGCTGAGCTTCAGCTACGTCGGCGTTTCCCTCGACAGCCTGGTGGCGGAGCTTCACGATAGGTTCAGGGGAGTCAAGGGGGCCTTTGAGGCGACCATTAGCGGTATAAGGAACGCCGTGGAGGCAGGGCTTGACGTTGGGATAAGGACGACCGTGACCCGCTGGAACTACGTGGAGGCCCCCGGCATGGTGGACCTGGCATACAGGCTGGGGGCCAGGAGGGTCAGCTACTACATACTTGACAGCATTGGGAGGGCCAGGGCCATAGTCAACGATCTGCCCTCACATGAGCAGCTGAGGGGGTTCACGGAGGCCCTCATAGGGAAGGCGAGGGAGTACGAGGGGAAGGTCGAGATAGAGGTCGTGAGGTCGAACTTCATAGGCATATACCTGGCCGACAGGCTCTCAGGGACTGTCGAGGAGTTCCAAGGTCACCTCTCCCTTATCAGCGGCCAGGGCGACTGCGGGAGGAAGACCATCAGCATATACCCTGATGGTACCGTGAGGCCGTGCCAGTTCATAGACCAGTTCGTAATAGGGGACTTGAGGAGGCAGGGCCTGAGGGAGGTCCTGAGCCCCCAGAACGAGGCCCTCGCCAGGTTCGTCAGGCTCCACGAGGGCCTGAGGGGACCGAGGTGTGGCAAGTGCCCGTTTAAGGTCGTCTGCGGCGGAGGGAGCAGGGGGAGGGCTGAGGCCCTGACGGGGGACTTCTGGGGGGACGACCCCCTCTGCTTCATTGACCCGTGGCAGGTAGCCAGGAGGTGGGAAATGGCTTGA